Proteins from one Betaproteobacteria bacterium genomic window:
- a CDS encoding tripartite tricarboxylate transporter substrate binding protein, which translates to MQANPHTNLTPRIRPHVCLLAFFLALGPAQLSAQPYPTKPVRLIVPFPPGGSTDFVGRAVAHSLAGSLGHQVVVDNRGGAGAVIGTMLAAKAAPDGYTLLLGSSSGMVTNPLLHAKLPYDPFRDFDPVIRLNRNAQALVATLSLPANNVKELIALAKAKPGQLNIASPGRGSSNHVGAEMLKHLAAIDIVHVPYKGAAPALVDLLAGNVQLQLTSLPTVMSHIKAGRLKILGVGSPQRSALLPDVPTIAESGVPGYDDTVWFGLFAPRGTSSRIIDLLNQHVAKALASRELSQRLLTQGAEPFPSTPRELSDYMKSEHARWTRIIEVAGIRLD; encoded by the coding sequence ATGCAAGCAAATCCGCACACGAACCTGACTCCACGCATAAGGCCACACGTATGCCTGCTTGCGTTCTTCCTTGCTCTGGGACCAGCGCAGCTCTCGGCGCAGCCCTATCCGACGAAGCCGGTGCGGCTGATCGTGCCGTTTCCGCCCGGCGGTTCGACCGACTTCGTCGGCCGAGCGGTGGCGCACAGCCTCGCGGGGTCGCTCGGACATCAGGTGGTGGTAGACAATCGCGGCGGCGCGGGTGCGGTCATTGGCACGATGCTCGCGGCGAAAGCGGCGCCGGACGGCTACACGCTGCTGCTCGGCAGCTCCTCCGGCATGGTGACCAATCCGCTGCTACACGCAAAGCTGCCCTACGACCCGTTCAGGGACTTCGATCCGGTCATTCGACTCAATCGCAACGCACAGGCGCTCGTGGCCACGCTTTCGCTGCCGGCGAACAACGTCAAGGAACTGATCGCGTTGGCAAAGGCCAAGCCCGGTCAGTTGAACATTGCATCGCCTGGCCGCGGCTCCTCCAACCACGTCGGTGCGGAGATGCTCAAGCATCTCGCAGCCATCGACATCGTTCACGTCCCCTACAAGGGCGCGGCGCCTGCGCTGGTGGATCTCCTCGCCGGCAACGTCCAACTGCAGCTCACCAGCCTTCCCACCGTGATGTCGCACATCAAGGCCGGAAGGCTGAAGATCCTCGGCGTGGGGAGCCCCCAGCGCTCGGCCCTGCTGCCCGACGTGCCCACGATCGCGGAGTCCGGCGTGCCGGGCTACGACGACACGGTCTGGTTCGGCCTGTTCGCGCCACGGGGCACCTCGTCCCGGATTATCGACCTACTCAATCAGCACGTCGCCAAAGCGCTCGCCAGCCGAGAGTTGTCACAGCGACTGCTCACCCAGGGCGCCGAACCGTTTCCGAGCACCCCGCGCGAATTGTCCGACTACATGAAGTCCGAGCACGCGCGCTGGACCAGAATCATCGAGGTCGCAGGCATCCGCCTGGATTGA
- a CDS encoding Asp-tRNA(Asn)/Glu-tRNA(Gln) amidotransferase GatCAB subunit A, whose translation MKPRRARMSTSKTDILSASIVETSERLRQGELSPVELTMATLERIEALQPRLACFTTVVAEYALQRAREAEHEIAHGRYRGPLHGIPYTLKDVVATKGIRTTFGDPKGVDYRPRESATVHTLLEDAGGILLGKVVSEIGRHPTGPVGCRNPWDTRRSPGTSSSGSASAVAAWLGFASIGTDTGGSVRHPASNSGLVGMKASFGRISRFGVWASSWTSDQAGPLTRTVEDNALLLELLGVYDPRDPVSLNLPREAYRAGLRGGIEGMRIGVPVDDWIWKEWLGEEEEAVVREALDVLVSLGASLIDVGLPRTAQGRVILHVLTASEAQVYLEDNYTAAQIAAWPEWHPRLTQGRSQSFADYLHAQQARASICQEITAVLRQVDVIAMPTGSTFGDDWDAETVPIRGRIAPARSRAVYRNAMASLTGHPDISVPCGFGLDDTFPIGLMLHGRPLQEALLYRVAHAYEQATEWHKRHPPL comes from the coding sequence GTGAAGCCGAGGAGGGCGAGGATGAGTACTAGCAAGACCGACATCCTATCGGCATCGATCGTGGAAACGAGCGAGCGCCTACGACAGGGCGAGCTATCCCCGGTCGAATTGACGATGGCCACTCTCGAGCGCATCGAGGCGTTGCAGCCGCGCCTAGCTTGTTTCACTACTGTGGTTGCCGAATATGCCTTGCAGCGCGCGCGCGAAGCCGAACACGAGATCGCGCATGGACGCTATCGCGGTCCGTTGCATGGTATTCCCTACACGCTTAAGGACGTCGTGGCCACGAAGGGCATTCGCACCACCTTCGGCGATCCCAAGGGGGTTGACTATCGTCCGCGCGAAAGTGCTACGGTACACACATTACTCGAGGACGCCGGAGGGATCCTGCTGGGCAAGGTTGTGTCCGAAATTGGCAGGCATCCGACGGGCCCCGTCGGATGCCGGAACCCCTGGGACACGCGGCGCAGTCCGGGCACCTCGAGCAGCGGTTCCGCCTCTGCGGTGGCAGCATGGTTGGGATTCGCCTCGATCGGTACCGACACCGGCGGCTCGGTTCGCCATCCGGCCAGCAACAGCGGCCTGGTGGGGATGAAGGCGAGCTTCGGTCGCATCAGCCGTTTCGGGGTATGGGCCTCGTCTTGGACGTCCGATCAGGCGGGCCCGCTGACGCGCACCGTAGAAGACAACGCGCTGCTGCTGGAACTCCTGGGCGTGTACGACCCCAGAGATCCGGTGAGCCTAAACCTGCCGCGCGAAGCGTATCGAGCCGGACTGCGCGGTGGCATCGAGGGCATGCGCATCGGTGTACCCGTCGACGACTGGATCTGGAAAGAGTGGCTCGGCGAAGAAGAGGAAGCCGTGGTTCGCGAGGCGCTCGACGTGCTCGTGTCATTGGGTGCATCGCTGATCGACGTCGGACTGCCTCGGACGGCACAGGGTCGCGTGATCCTGCATGTCCTCACGGCATCCGAAGCCCAGGTCTACCTGGAAGACAACTATACGGCGGCGCAGATTGCCGCCTGGCCCGAGTGGCACCCCCGATTGACGCAGGGACGCTCGCAATCGTTTGCTGATTACCTGCATGCGCAACAGGCGCGAGCCTCGATCTGCCAGGAAATAACGGCAGTGCTGCGCCAGGTAGACGTAATCGCCATGCCGACGGGCAGCACCTTCGGCGACGACTGGGATGCCGAGACCGTGCCCATTCGCGGTCGCATAGCACCGGCCCGGTCCAGAGCGGTTTATCGGAATGCGATGGCGTCTCTGACGGGGCATCCGGATATTTCCGTCCCGTGCGGTTTCGGTCTCGACGACACGTTTCCGATCGGTCTGATGCTGCACGGACGTCCGCTGCAAGAAGCGCTGCTCTATCGCGTGGCTCATGCCTACGAGCAGGCAACCGAGTGGCACAAGCGGCATCCACCGCTGTAA
- a CDS encoding tripartite tricarboxylate transporter substrate binding protein gives MRFRITPTQLLEVSTLTMLLALPAAAQQSYPTRPVRMIVPFPPGGSVDPLARLVAERMSEGLSQRFIVDNRAGGNTIIGTDALARSKPDGYTVMVMSRTFVISSLLYSTPYDIVKDFAPVGGLTRSEWLLLVHPSLPVNNLREWIALAKARPGQLNYATNFGSALHLAGELLKAMAKIDVQMVNYKGGGPAFADLVGGHVELSLQPIVSAIPYLKAGRLRAIAITGDKRLPAFPHVATFAESGLPNFLSNSWFGMLAPVGTPQATVSVLSAEIGRVLALPDFRDKLGALGMEPFALTPDQFAALIKAERTKFADIIKTANIKVEQ, from the coding sequence ATGAGATTCCGCATCACGCCGACGCAGTTGCTTGAAGTTTCCACACTGACCATGCTGCTCGCACTCCCTGCGGCGGCTCAGCAGTCCTACCCGACCAGACCCGTCCGCATGATCGTGCCGTTTCCCCCGGGCGGGAGCGTGGATCCGCTGGCTCGTCTCGTTGCCGAAAGGATGAGCGAGGGTTTGAGTCAACGCTTCATCGTGGACAACCGTGCAGGCGGCAACACGATCATCGGCACCGACGCCTTGGCGAGATCGAAGCCCGACGGCTACACGGTGATGGTGATGAGCCGCACGTTCGTCATTTCTTCACTGCTGTATTCGACGCCCTACGACATCGTCAAGGATTTCGCCCCGGTTGGTGGTCTCACACGGTCCGAGTGGCTTCTGCTCGTCCACCCGTCGCTTCCCGTCAACAACCTGCGGGAGTGGATCGCCTTGGCGAAAGCGCGGCCGGGCCAGCTCAATTACGCCACCAACTTCGGATCGGCGCTTCATCTGGCGGGCGAACTGCTCAAGGCTATGGCCAAGATCGATGTGCAGATGGTCAATTACAAGGGCGGTGGTCCGGCTTTCGCCGATCTGGTCGGCGGCCATGTGGAGTTGTCCCTACAACCGATCGTCTCGGCGATTCCTTATTTGAAAGCGGGTCGACTCCGGGCGATCGCCATCACCGGCGATAAACGCCTACCCGCCTTTCCACATGTGGCTACATTCGCCGAATCGGGTCTGCCGAATTTCCTGTCCAACTCATGGTTCGGGATGTTGGCACCGGTCGGCACCCCGCAGGCCACCGTTAGCGTGCTATCTGCAGAGATCGGCCGAGTGCTGGCATTGCCCGACTTCCGGGACAAGCTGGGCGCGCTCGGGATGGAACCCTTCGCATTGACACCCGATCAGTTTGCCGCACTTATCAAGGCGGAAAGGACGAAGTTCGCGGACATCATCAAAACGGCCAATATTAAGGTCGAGCAGTGA
- a CDS encoding amidase produces MALTMTTSPERTTLMQEDLCFLGIARAAELIRRRELSPTALTDAFLARIETFDPQLHAYLTVTAEHARRLAKEAESEIMRGKYRGALHGIPFALKDNFDTAGIRTTAQSRLLEDNVPQCDAHVVRKLYAAGAVLLGKTTTHEFAHGGPSFDLPWPPARNPWNTLHFTGGSSSGSAAAVAAGLTMCALGSDTGGSVRSPSWFCGTVGLKPTFGLIGRTGLVPFSSSCDHVGPMTWNVEDCALLLEAIAGPDPHDSGSACFTLPPIRERFTSDLRGMKLGVVRHFWEEDLDVSAELARATDAAIEVLRALGAAVETVRLRPLHEYYAVRLMLTESELYALHQPQLRERVQDYGRHFLSRCLPACLYTAADYIWAQRQRLRILDEMQSVYSKYDALVTVGAGSAPGLQAHKQIGGADKFLRPGMGTLFSVTGAPALALCCGYGATGLPLGFQIAGRPFEDATVLRIGHAYERATPWRERRPRLRHGDSAPHVDPGSDDDIRITLDDATRAMVETMAYRAGLTLPPAQLALLLETAPYALELVQRIRRDLPWTAGQAATFRMGVVS; encoded by the coding sequence ATGGCGCTTACAATGACGACATCCCCAGAACGGACGACGCTCATGCAGGAAGACCTCTGCTTTCTCGGCATCGCCCGCGCGGCCGAGCTGATTCGGCGCCGCGAGCTTTCTCCCACCGCGCTGACCGACGCGTTTCTCGCCCGAATCGAGACCTTCGATCCGCAGCTCCATGCCTACCTCACGGTCACCGCGGAGCATGCGCGGCGCCTTGCGAAGGAAGCGGAGTCTGAAATCATGCGCGGTAAATATCGCGGCGCGCTACACGGAATTCCGTTCGCACTCAAGGACAACTTCGATACCGCCGGCATCCGCACCACTGCGCAATCGCGGCTGCTCGAGGACAACGTGCCGCAGTGCGATGCGCACGTCGTGCGCAAGTTGTACGCGGCCGGTGCGGTTTTGCTCGGCAAGACGACCACGCACGAGTTCGCCCACGGCGGTCCCTCCTTCGATCTACCGTGGCCGCCGGCCCGAAACCCTTGGAACACGCTACATTTCACGGGGGGCTCGAGCAGCGGTTCGGCGGCTGCGGTCGCCGCGGGTCTTACGATGTGCGCCCTGGGCAGCGATACGGGCGGATCGGTGCGCAGTCCCTCCTGGTTCTGCGGCACGGTGGGCCTCAAACCGACCTTCGGTCTGATTGGGCGCACCGGACTGGTTCCGTTTTCGTCCAGCTGCGACCATGTCGGGCCGATGACCTGGAACGTCGAAGACTGTGCGCTGTTGCTGGAGGCCATCGCCGGTCCGGATCCGCACGACAGCGGCAGCGCGTGCTTCACCCTACCGCCGATACGTGAACGGTTCACGAGCGATCTGCGGGGCATGAAGCTCGGCGTCGTTCGGCACTTCTGGGAGGAGGACCTCGATGTAAGCGCGGAACTGGCTCGTGCGACTGATGCAGCGATCGAGGTGCTGCGCGCCCTCGGCGCGGCGGTCGAAACGGTGCGCCTGCGTCCGCTGCACGAGTACTACGCAGTGCGCCTCATGCTCACGGAGTCGGAACTGTACGCCTTGCACCAGCCGCAGTTGCGGGAACGCGTGCAGGACTACGGCCGTCACTTCCTGTCGCGCTGTCTTCCTGCCTGTCTCTACACAGCCGCGGACTACATCTGGGCACAGCGCCAGCGGCTGCGCATCCTTGACGAGATGCAGTCGGTGTACTCGAAGTACGATGCCCTCGTCACGGTCGGCGCCGGTTCCGCACCCGGCCTGCAGGCACACAAGCAGATCGGCGGTGCGGACAAGTTTCTACGTCCGGGCATGGGCACCTTGTTCAGCGTCACCGGTGCGCCCGCGCTTGCCTTGTGCTGCGGCTATGGTGCCACCGGATTACCGCTCGGCTTCCAAATCGCCGGCCGACCGTTCGAAGACGCGACCGTGCTGCGCATCGGCCATGCGTACGAGCGGGCCACACCGTGGCGCGAGCGCCGTCCACGGCTTCGCCACGGAGATTCGGCGCCCCATGTCGATCCCGGCTCGGACGACGACATTCGTATCACGCTCGACGACGCGACGCGCGCCATGGTGGAAACGATGGCGTATCGTGCCGGCCTCACCCTGCCGCCGGCTCAACTCGCGCTGCTGCTCGAGACCGCCCCTTATGCACTGGAACTCGTGCAGCGCATCCGCCGCGACCTGCCCTGGACCGCTGGGCAAGCGGCGACGTTCCGGATGGGCGTTGTGTCCTAA
- a CDS encoding tripartite tricarboxylate transporter substrate binding protein — protein MQLRKKHVRWILIGAAAMCSTALAQSYPAKSVRMLVPFPPGGGTDFMARLLGRHLSEKWGQTIIIENRPGASMMIASEIVAKAPPDGYTVIMSSSNHTINPSLYPKIPYDTINDFAAVTQVATSPFLLVVHPSLPVKTTKELIELARAKKGELAYASSGTGGPQQLAGELFKTMAKVDIMHVPYKGTGPAEIDLVGGHVQVMFATIISASPQVAAGRMRALAVTSLQRSKAFPDLPTVSEAALEGYEASSWWGVLAPGRTPPQVINKLYTDIAGVLQLPEPRGRITSLGGEPVGNTPEQFSALLLEEMGKWAKVIKEANIKID, from the coding sequence ATGCAACTGCGAAAGAAGCACGTACGCTGGATATTGATTGGGGCCGCGGCGATGTGCAGCACCGCCCTCGCGCAAAGCTATCCCGCCAAGTCGGTCCGAATGCTGGTGCCGTTTCCGCCCGGCGGCGGAACGGATTTCATGGCGCGTCTCCTGGGACGGCACCTGAGCGAGAAGTGGGGGCAGACGATCATCATCGAGAACCGACCGGGTGCGAGCATGATGATCGCCTCGGAAATCGTCGCCAAGGCGCCACCCGACGGATACACGGTCATCATGTCGTCGTCCAACCACACGATCAATCCGAGCCTGTACCCGAAGATTCCTTACGACACGATCAACGACTTCGCAGCGGTTACACAGGTCGCGACATCGCCGTTCCTGCTGGTCGTGCATCCCTCTCTTCCCGTCAAGACGACGAAGGAGCTCATCGAGCTCGCGCGGGCGAAGAAGGGAGAGTTGGCCTATGCTTCCAGCGGGACCGGCGGCCCGCAGCAACTCGCAGGCGAGCTGTTCAAGACGATGGCGAAAGTCGACATCATGCATGTCCCGTACAAGGGGACCGGCCCTGCGGAAATCGACCTCGTCGGTGGGCACGTTCAAGTCATGTTCGCGACCATCATCTCGGCCTCGCCTCAAGTCGCGGCAGGAAGGATGCGCGCCCTGGCGGTCACGAGCCTGCAGCGCTCCAAGGCCTTTCCCGACTTGCCCACGGTTTCCGAAGCGGCGCTCGAGGGGTACGAAGCATCGAGTTGGTGGGGCGTGCTGGCTCCGGGACGCACACCGCCTCAAGTCATCAACAAGCTCTATACGGATATCGCGGGCGTACTGCAGCTTCCGGAGCCGAGGGGCAGGATCACCAGTCTGGGTGGCGAACCGGTTGGGAATACCCCGGAGCAGTTTTCCGCGTTGCTCCTCGAAGAAATGGGCAAGTGGGCAAAGGTCATCAAGGAAGCCAACATCAAGATCGACTAG